The Bacteroidota bacterium sequence GGTCATCTTGATAAACAGATCATCAAGAGTAGTCTTGCGACAGGTAAGACTTTGAATGTTGATATTCCTGTTTTTCAAAGTATCCGCTATCTTAGGCAAAACTTCCACCGTATTATTCACTCGAATCTCGCACTGATGTTCATCTTTATTCCACACCACCTTACTAATTCCCTCTATATCCTTAAAAATAGAAACATCAATTTCGCTATCACAAGAAAATTCAACTATTTCATGATCACCATCCATGGAAAGGATTTGATCCAGGGTTCCTTCAGCCAATATTTGTCCCTGATTCATCACCACGATTCTTTCGCAAAGATATTCAGCTTCTTCCATGTAGTGAGTAGTAAGGATAAGGGAAGTATTTCCTTCTTCCTTTAGCTGTTTAAGGATATCCCAAATTTCATGACGGGCTTTAGGATCAAGTCCGGTGGTTGGTTCATCCAGCAACAATATTTCAGGTTTATTCAATAAGGCGATGCCCAGGGCCAACCGCTGCCTTTGTCCGCCCGAAAGATTCATCACATAGGACTTTTGCTTTTCCGTAAGCCGGATAATATTAATAATCTCCTCTTCCCTGCTATGAGGCAATCCATAAAAACTGGCAAACAGACGAACAGTCTCCTTTACCGTAAGCCTGTCGAT is a genomic window containing:
- a CDS encoding ABC transporter ATP-binding protein, giving the protein MKPEPVIEVRKLSKSFKDVKAVRDVNLSIGKGEFVALLGPNGAGKTTLVEMIEGIQHPDCGQILLKGRPWKSNEDELHRILGLSFQDTRFIDRLTVKETVRLFASFYGLPHSREEEIINIIRLTEKQKSYVMNLSGGQRQRLALGIALLNKPEILLLDEPTTGLDPKARHEIWDILKQLKEEGNTSLILTTHYMEEAEYLCERIVVMNQGQILAEGTLDQILSMDGDHEIVEFSCDSEIDVSIFKDIEGISKVVWNKDEHQCEIRVNNTVEVLPKIADTLKNRNINIQSLTCRKTTLDDLFIKMTGRKIIDEN